A stretch of the Flavobacterium aquiphilum genome encodes the following:
- the queG gene encoding tRNA epoxyqueuosine(34) reductase QueG, whose translation MNNKSKYTQFIKSEAKRLGFLSCGISKAGFLEQEAPRLENWLNQNYNGQMSYMENHFDKRLDPTLLVDDAKSVVSLLLNYYPSEFQNPDSYKISKYAYGQDYHFVIKDKLKELLFSIESTIGAVSGRAFVDSAPVLDKAWAAKSGLGWIGKNSNLLTQKVGSFYFIAELIIDLDLEYDQATTDHCGTCTACIDACPTAAIVSPYVVDGSKCISYFTIELKENIPSEMKGKFDEWAFGCDTCQDVCPWNRFSKPHSEPLFNPNPELLSMSKKDWDEITEEVFKKVFKNSPLKRTKFQGFQRNIDFLKDWF comes from the coding sequence ATAAATAATAAATCAAAATACACGCAATTTATAAAATCCGAGGCCAAGCGTCTCGGTTTTTTATCTTGTGGTATATCTAAAGCTGGTTTTTTAGAGCAAGAAGCACCTCGTTTGGAAAATTGGCTAAATCAAAATTACAACGGACAAATGTCCTATATGGAGAATCATTTTGATAAACGGCTGGATCCAACTTTATTGGTTGATGACGCCAAAAGTGTAGTTTCTCTATTGTTGAATTATTATCCTTCGGAATTCCAAAATCCAGATTCCTATAAAATATCCAAATATGCTTATGGGCAAGATTATCATTTTGTTATAAAAGATAAACTTAAGGAGTTGCTTTTTTCAATTGAGTCAACAATTGGAGCAGTTTCAGGAAGAGCTTTTGTGGATTCGGCTCCTGTTTTGGACAAAGCTTGGGCTGCTAAAAGCGGTTTAGGGTGGATTGGCAAAAACAGTAATCTATTGACCCAAAAAGTAGGTTCTTTTTATTTTATTGCTGAACTTATCATCGATTTGGATTTAGAATATGATCAGGCAACAACTGATCATTGTGGAACTTGTACAGCTTGTATCGACGCTTGTCCTACTGCGGCAATTGTGTCTCCGTATGTTGTGGATGGTAGCAAATGTATTTCGTATTTCACAATCGAACTCAAAGAGAATATTCCGTCCGAGATGAAAGGTAAATTCGATGAGTGGGCTTTTGGCTGTGATACTTGTCAGGATGTCTGTCCTTGGAATCGTTTTTCAAAACCACACAGCGAACCTTTGTTCAATCCCAATCCGGAATTACTTTCGATGTCCAAAAAAGATTGGGATGAAATTACTGAGGAAGTTTTTAAAAAAGTATTTAAGAATTCTCCACTTAAACGAACAAAATTTCAAGGCTTCCAAAGGAATATTGACTTTCTGAAAGATTGGTTTTAA
- the ruvB gene encoding Holliday junction branch migration DNA helicase RuvB: MNVNLDPTNNNLSSEELDIEKRLRPLSFDDFSGQDQVLENLKVFVAAANQRREALDHTLFHGPPGLGKTTLANILANELNVGIKITSGPVLDKPGDLAGLLTNLEERDVLFIDEIHRLSPIVEEYLYSAMEDFKIDIMIESGPNARTVQINLNPFTLIGATTRSGLLTAPMRARFGISSRLQYYTTELLTTIVERSAMIFKMPITMEAAIEIAGRSRGTPRIANALLRRVRDFAQIKGNGTIDIEIARYALRALNVDAYGLDEMDNKILNTIIDKFKGGPVGLSTLATAVSESSETIEEVYEPFLIQEGFIIRTPRGREVTEKAYKHLGKIRGGIQGGLF, encoded by the coding sequence ATGAATGTAAACTTAGATCCCACAAATAATAATTTAAGTTCCGAAGAACTAGATATCGAAAAAAGATTGAGACCATTGTCTTTTGACGATTTTTCGGGTCAGGATCAGGTATTGGAAAATCTTAAGGTTTTTGTCGCTGCTGCCAATCAAAGAAGAGAAGCACTTGACCATACGTTGTTCCATGGGCCTCCTGGTTTGGGAAAAACAACTTTGGCTAATATTTTGGCCAATGAACTGAATGTGGGAATCAAAATCACTTCAGGACCTGTTTTAGATAAACCTGGGGATTTGGCAGGTTTGCTTACCAATCTTGAAGAACGGGATGTATTGTTTATAGATGAGATTCATCGTTTGAGCCCAATAGTTGAAGAGTATTTGTACTCCGCGATGGAAGATTTCAAGATTGACATCATGATTGAATCTGGGCCAAATGCCAGGACAGTTCAGATAAATTTAAATCCCTTTACATTAATTGGAGCAACAACCCGGTCTGGACTTTTGACTGCTCCTATGCGTGCCCGCTTTGGAATCTCATCAAGATTGCAATATTATACTACCGAACTTTTAACTACTATTGTGGAGCGAAGTGCCATGATTTTCAAAATGCCCATAACAATGGAAGCTGCTATTGAAATTGCTGGTAGGAGTAGGGGGACACCTCGTATTGCTAATGCTTTGCTGCGACGTGTTCGTGATTTTGCCCAAATTAAAGGTAATGGGACTATTGATATTGAAATTGCCCGCTATGCTTTGAGGGCATTGAATGTGGATGCTTATGGTTTGGATGAAATGGACAACAAAATTTTGAATACTATCATTGATAAGTTTAAAGGAGGTCCTGTTGGTTTGTCAACATTGGCAACAGCCGTATCGGAAAGTAGTGAAACTATTGAAGAAGTTTATGAACCTTTCTTGATTCAAGAGGGTTTTATTATAAGAACGCCAAGAGGCCGTGAAGTTACCGAAAAAGCCTATAAGCATTTGGGGAAAATTAGAGGAGGTATTCAGGGAGGGTTGTTTTAA
- a CDS encoding cytochrome c oxidase subunit I: MSAVAHDHDHGHDHEHVHHHKDTFITKYIFSIDHKMIAKQYLLTGIIMGVIGVGMSMLFRMQLAWPEESFKIFNILLGDKWAPNGVMANDIYLSLVTIHGTIMVFFVLTAGLSGTFSNLLIPLQIGARDMASGFMNMISYWLFFLSSVLMLCSLFVESGPANAGWTIYPPLSALPQAISGSGAGMTLWLVSMAVFIASSLMGSLNYVVTVINLRTKGMSMTRLPLTIWAFFVTAIIGIVSFPVLLSAALLLIFDRSFGTSFFLSDIYIAGEVLHYQGGSPVLFEHLFWFLGHPEVYIVILPALGITSEIIATNSRKPIFGYRAMIMSIIAIAFLSTIVWGHHMFISGMNPFLGSVFTFTTLLIAIPSAVKAFNYITTLWKGNLQMNPAMLFSIGLVSTFITGGLTGIILGDSTLDINVHDTYFVVAHFHLVMGISALYGMFAGIYHWFPKMFGRMLNKNLGYVHFWVTAICAYGVFFPMHFIGLAGLPRRYYTNTNFPLFDDLQNVNVLITTFALIGGAFQLVFLYNFFTSIFYGKKAVQNPWKSNTLEWTTPVEHLHGNWPGEIPEVHRWPYDYSNPGHDEDFVPQTVPMKEGEVILHH, encoded by the coding sequence ATGTCAGCAGTAGCTCACGATCACGATCACGGACACGATCACGAACACGTACACCATCATAAGGACACATTCATTACTAAATATATTTTTAGTATTGATCACAAAATGATTGCCAAACAATACTTGCTTACAGGTATTATTATGGGAGTTATAGGTGTTGGTATGTCTATGCTTTTCAGAATGCAATTGGCTTGGCCAGAAGAATCTTTTAAGATTTTCAATATATTACTTGGAGATAAATGGGCTCCAAATGGAGTAATGGCAAATGATATTTACCTTTCTTTGGTTACCATTCACGGTACCATCATGGTATTCTTTGTACTTACTGCGGGATTAAGTGGAACTTTCAGTAACCTATTAATTCCATTACAAATTGGAGCTAGGGATATGGCGTCGGGATTCATGAATATGATTTCTTATTGGTTGTTCTTTTTATCCAGTGTTTTAATGCTTTGTTCATTATTTGTTGAGTCAGGTCCTGCAAATGCTGGGTGGACGATTTATCCACCTTTGAGTGCACTTCCTCAAGCTATTTCTGGTTCTGGAGCTGGTATGACTTTATGGTTGGTTTCGATGGCAGTTTTCATTGCTTCTTCTTTGATGGGATCTTTGAACTATGTAGTTACAGTTATCAACTTAAGAACTAAAGGAATGTCAATGACAAGATTGCCACTTACAATTTGGGCTTTCTTTGTTACCGCAATTATCGGTATCGTATCGTTCCCAGTATTATTATCTGCTGCATTGTTGTTAATTTTTGACAGAAGCTTTGGTACTTCATTCTTCTTGTCTGATATATATATTGCCGGTGAAGTTTTACATTACCAAGGAGGATCACCAGTTCTTTTTGAGCACTTGTTCTGGTTCTTGGGTCACCCTGAGGTATATATCGTAATCTTACCTGCATTAGGTATTACTTCTGAAATCATTGCCACAAACTCACGTAAACCAATCTTTGGTTACAGAGCGATGATTATGTCAATTATTGCGATTGCATTTTTATCAACTATCGTTTGGGGTCACCACATGTTTATTTCGGGTATGAATCCATTCTTAGGATCTGTATTTACATTTACAACATTATTGATTGCAATTCCTTCAGCGGTAAAAGCATTTAACTATATCACTACTCTTTGGAAAGGTAATCTTCAAATGAACCCTGCTATGTTGTTCTCAATTGGTTTGGTTTCTACTTTCATCACTGGAGGTTTGACAGGGATCATTTTGGGAGATAGTACATTAGATATCAATGTTCACGATACTTATTTCGTAGTAGCTCACTTCCATTTAGTAATGGGTATTTCTGCTCTTTACGGAATGTTTGCCGGAATTTACCACTGGTTCCCTAAAATGTTCGGAAGAATGTTGAACAAAAATTTAGGATACGTTCACTTTTGGGTAACTGCAATCTGTGCTTATGGAGTATTCTTCCCAATGCACTTCATTGGATTAGCAGGTTTGCCAAGACGTTATTATACTAATACTAACTTTCCGTTATTTGACGATTTGCAAAATGTTAACGTATTGATTACAACATTTGCTTTAATTGGAGGCGCTTTCCAATTAGTATTTTTATACAATTTCTTTACTAGTATCTTCTACGGTAAAAAAGCGGTACAAAATCCTTGGAAATCAAATACTTTAGAGTGGACTACGCCTGTAGAGCATTTGCACGGTAACTGGCCTGGAGAGATTCCAGAGGTACACCGTTGGCCTTATGACTACAGCAACCCAGGACATGATGAGGATTTTGTTCCTCAAACTGTTCCAATGAAAGAAGGGGAAGTAATTTTACATCACTAA
- a CDS encoding cytochrome c oxidase subunit II, translated as MTSLLVIIVLVLLAVAIWQLTKIFDLTQVASTSDNSQVANDDDNNVQGYLMFGFLAFIYIFTIYGVYTWGPLVLHTPASEHGALIDNLMNITWVLIFTVQAITQVLLHYFAFKYRGNKDKRALYFADNNKLEAIWSAIPAVVLAGLILYGLYAWTNIMFIDEDEDTVVIELYAQQFKWTARYAGADNVLGKANVRLIEGVNTLGVDLSDPYAQDDKVVTELHIPKGKKIHFKMRSQDVLHSAYFPYFRAQMNCVPGMVTEFAFTPIYTTAEYQAMPYIIEKVANINAIRAKKSAELVAKGEPALDPYTFEYLLLCNKICGASHYNMQMKVVVDTPEDYKKWLSEKATLVSEVKASKAEPAAEGATPGKDSTQSKDTAAVAKIAMK; from the coding sequence ATGACAAGTTTGTTGGTAATTATAGTTTTAGTTTTATTGGCTGTTGCTATTTGGCAATTGACGAAAATATTCGATTTAACGCAAGTTGCTTCGACTTCGGACAATTCGCAAGTTGCAAATGATGATGATAACAACGTTCAAGGGTATTTGATGTTTGGTTTCTTGGCCTTCATTTATATCTTTACAATATACGGTGTTTACACTTGGGGACCATTGGTTCTTCATACTCCTGCTTCAGAGCATGGAGCATTGATTGATAATTTAATGAACATTACTTGGGTATTGATTTTTACAGTACAGGCCATTACCCAAGTACTGTTACACTACTTCGCTTTTAAATACAGAGGTAATAAAGATAAAAGAGCCTTATATTTTGCAGACAATAATAAATTGGAAGCTATCTGGAGTGCTATCCCTGCCGTAGTTTTGGCTGGTTTGATTCTTTATGGTCTTTATGCATGGACAAATATCATGTTTATTGACGAAGATGAGGATACGGTGGTTATTGAGTTATATGCCCAACAATTTAAGTGGACGGCAAGATATGCTGGTGCAGATAATGTTTTAGGAAAAGCAAATGTTAGATTGATCGAAGGAGTGAACACTCTTGGAGTTGATTTGTCTGATCCTTATGCGCAGGATGATAAAGTAGTAACTGAATTGCATATTCCAAAAGGGAAAAAGATTCATTTCAAAATGAGATCTCAAGATGTATTGCATTCTGCTTATTTTCCTTATTTTAGAGCTCAGATGAACTGTGTTCCTGGTATGGTTACTGAGTTTGCTTTTACTCCTATCTACACAACTGCTGAATATCAAGCAATGCCTTATATTATTGAGAAAGTTGCTAATATTAACGCTATCAGAGCTAAGAAAAGCGCTGAATTAGTAGCTAAGGGTGAGCCTGCATTAGATCCTTACACTTTTGAATATTTGTTATTATGTAACAAAATTTGTGGAGCTTCTCACTATAATATGCAAATGAAAGTTGTTGTTGATACTCCCGAAGATTATAAAAAATGGTTGAGTGAAAAAGCAACTTTAGTTAGTGAAGTAAAAGCTTCAAAAGCTGAACCAGCTGCAGAAGGTGCAACACCTGGTAAAGATTCAACTCAATCAAAAGATACAGCGGCTGTTGCAAAAATAGCTATGAAATAA
- a CDS encoding quinol:cytochrome C oxidoreductase: MYTFSSKLKTFSFVLMAVGLLGIGYGFFTAPKNIQEVEALLAADAHGAHGEGNHEAVAHEAVSGEHAKAEAGKHDVKADAEHQEHLEHVFHQLSNKPWAALYVACIFFMLISLGTLAFYAIQQVAQAGWSPILFRVMQGITAYLPVGSAIFFVILVLCGLHFNHLFIWLDPEVVKHDELIQTKSGFLNFPFWIVRAAVFLAGWNLYRYLSRKNCLAQDEANDNDNYKKNFKISAGFLVFFIVTESIMSWDWIMSIDPHWFSTLFGWYVFASFFVSGITAICMVTIYLKSKGYLEHVNSSHIHDLAKFMFGISVFWTYLWFSQFMLIWYADIPEEITYFITRIQEFRVPFFGAVVMNFVFPILILINTDFKRITWILVMAGIVILLGHYVDFFNMIMPGTVGDQWFIGVPEIASVLFFLGLFIFVAFTALSKAPLVAKNNPFIEESKHFHY; the protein is encoded by the coding sequence ATGTATACATTTTCAAGTAAATTAAAAACTTTTTCTTTCGTCCTAATGGCTGTTGGTCTATTAGGAATTGGATATGGTTTTTTCACTGCGCCTAAAAATATTCAAGAAGTTGAAGCTCTTCTTGCTGCAGACGCACATGGAGCACATGGTGAAGGAAATCATGAAGCAGTTGCTCACGAAGCTGTTTCAGGAGAGCATGCTAAAGCAGAAGCTGGAAAGCATGATGTTAAAGCTGATGCTGAGCATCAAGAGCATTTAGAGCATGTATTTCACCAATTGAGCAACAAACCATGGGCGGCATTGTACGTGGCTTGTATTTTCTTTATGCTTATTTCTTTAGGGACTTTAGCTTTTTACGCTATTCAACAGGTTGCGCAGGCAGGTTGGTCTCCAATTTTGTTTAGAGTTATGCAAGGTATCACTGCTTATTTGCCTGTTGGTTCTGCTATTTTCTTTGTGATATTAGTACTTTGTGGGCTTCACTTTAACCATTTATTTATTTGGTTGGATCCTGAAGTAGTGAAACATGATGAATTGATTCAGACAAAATCTGGGTTTTTAAATTTCCCTTTTTGGATTGTAAGAGCTGCCGTGTTTTTGGCTGGTTGGAATTTATACCGTTATTTGTCAAGAAAAAATTGTTTGGCTCAAGATGAAGCTAACGATAATGATAACTACAAAAAGAATTTTAAAATATCAGCTGGTTTCTTGGTATTCTTTATCGTAACAGAGTCTATTATGTCTTGGGATTGGATTATGTCTATCGACCCACACTGGTTTAGTACTTTGTTTGGATGGTACGTATTTGCTAGTTTCTTTGTAAGTGGTATTACTGCTATTTGTATGGTAACTATTTATTTGAAATCAAAAGGATATTTAGAGCATGTAAATTCAAGCCACATTCATGATTTGGCTAAATTCATGTTTGGAATTAGTGTATTTTGGACTTACTTATGGTTCTCTCAATTCATGTTAATTTGGTATGCTGATATTCCGGAGGAGATTACTTATTTCATTACAAGAATTCAAGAGTTTAGAGTGCCTTTCTTTGGTGCGGTTGTTATGAATTTTGTATTCCCAATTTTGATTTTGATCAATACAGATTTCAAACGTATCACTTGGATTTTGGTTATGGCCGGAATTGTAATATTGTTAGGTCATTATGTTGACTTCTTTAACATGATTATGCCTGGTACTGTTGGTGATCAATGGTTTATTGGTGTTCCAGAAATTGCATCGGTTTTATTCTTCCTTGGATTATTCATTTTTGTTGCATTCACTGCTTTGTCTAAAGCTCCTTTGGTTGCCAAAAACAATCCTTTCATCGAAGAAAGTAAACATTTTCATTATTAA
- a CDS encoding c-type cytochrome: protein MKSLYKITLVLGLMVSVSSCFHNDKPNYQYMPNMYESVSGEPYAVASTEVFADGKEGRLPAVGSINRGYEPFEYKNTPEDYALAKANLKSPLDSLDRNSGKGKELFDIYCISCHGEAGDGKGKLVQREKFLGVPNYKDREITEGSIFFVETYGLNAMGSHANQMSAHERWLVADYVLKLKAQ, encoded by the coding sequence ATGAAAAGTTTATATAAAATAACACTTGTATTGGGTTTAATGGTATCGGTATCTTCATGTTTTCATAATGATAAGCCAAATTATCAATATATGCCTAACATGTATGAATCTGTGAGTGGTGAACCTTATGCAGTAGCTTCAACTGAAGTATTTGCAGATGGTAAAGAAGGTCGTCTTCCTGCTGTTGGTTCAATAAACAGAGGTTACGAACCATTCGAATATAAAAATACTCCAGAAGATTATGCTTTAGCTAAAGCTAATTTAAAATCTCCTTTAGATTCATTGGATAGAAATTCAGGTAAAGGAAAAGAGCTTTTTGATATCTATTGCATTAGCTGTCATGGTGAAGCAGGAGACGGTAAAGGGAAATTGGTACAGAGAGAAAAATTTCTTGGTGTTCCTAATTACAAAGACAGAGAGATTACTGAAGGAAGTATTTTCTTTGTTGAAACTTATGGATTAAATGCTATGGGTTCACATGCTAATCAAATGAGTGCTCACGAACGTTGGTTAGTTGCTGACTATGTTCTTAAACTAAAAGCACAATAA
- a CDS encoding DUF3341 domain-containing protein: protein MSNKVIYAIYNDDDILMDAVKKTRAAHHHIEEVFTPFPVHGLDKAMGLAPTRLAICSFIYGLCGLSFATWMMNYIMIQDWPQDIGGKPSFSYIDNMPSFVPIMFEETVFFAAHLMVITFYMRSRLWPFKEAENPDVRTTDDHFLMEVAVNNNEEELVSFFEGTGAVEVKVIEKH, encoded by the coding sequence ATGAGTAATAAAGTTATATACGCCATTTATAATGACGATGATATTTTGATGGACGCTGTAAAAAAGACACGTGCAGCTCATCACCATATTGAAGAAGTATTCACGCCTTTTCCAGTTCACGGATTGGACAAAGCAATGGGACTTGCACCTACACGTTTAGCGATATGTTCTTTTATCTATGGTTTGTGTGGTTTGTCTTTTGCTACTTGGATGATGAATTACATTATGATTCAAGACTGGCCTCAAGATATTGGGGGTAAACCAAGTTTTAGTTATATTGATAATATGCCGTCATTTGTGCCTATTATGTTTGAAGAAACTGTATTTTTTGCAGCTCACTTAATGGTAATCACTTTTTATATGAGAAGTAGATTATGGCCATTTAAAGAAGCTGAAAATCCAGATGTAAGAACTACTGACGATCACTTTTTGATGGAAGTGGCGGTTAATAACAATGAAGAGGAATTAGTTTCTTTCTTTGAAGGTACAGGTGCGGTAGAAGTTAAAGTAATTGAAAAGCATTAA
- the nrfD gene encoding NrfD/PsrC family molybdoenzyme membrane anchor subunit, with product MSSHYEAAIRKPLVIGDKSYHDITVDVAAPIEGKANKQWWIVFSIALIAFLWGLGCIIYTISTGIGTWGLNKTVGWAWDITNFVWWVGIGHAGTLISAVLLLFRQRWRMAINRSAEAMTIFSVIQAGLFPIIHMGRPWLAYWVLPIPNQFGSLWVNFNSPLLWDVFAISTYLSVSLVFWWTGLLPDFAMLRDRAITPFNKRVYSILSFGWSGRAKDWQRFEEVSLVLAGLATPLVLSVHTIVSMDFATSVIPGWHTTIFPPYFVAGAVFSGFAMVNTLLIIMRKVINLEAYITIQHIELMNIIIMITGSIVGVAYITELFIAWYSGVEYEQYAFLNRATGPYAWAYWAMMTCNVFSPQFMWFKKLRTSIMFSFIISIVVNIGMWFERFVIIVTSLHRDYLPSSWTMFSPTFVDIGIFIGTIGFFFVLFLLYARTFPVIAQAEVKTILKATGENYIKEREANKHSHHE from the coding sequence ATGTCGTCTCACTACGAAGCAGCCATTAGAAAACCCTTAGTTATAGGTGATAAATCTTATCACGATATAACTGTAGATGTAGCCGCACCTATTGAAGGTAAGGCCAATAAACAATGGTGGATTGTATTTTCAATCGCATTAATAGCCTTCCTTTGGGGATTAGGCTGTATTATATACACAATATCTACAGGTATTGGTACTTGGGGATTAAACAAAACAGTTGGTTGGGCTTGGGATATTACTAACTTCGTTTGGTGGGTTGGTATTGGTCACGCAGGAACTCTTATCTCTGCTGTACTTTTATTATTCCGTCAACGATGGAGAATGGCAATTAACCGTTCTGCAGAGGCGATGACAATTTTCTCTGTAATACAGGCAGGTTTATTTCCAATTATTCACATGGGGCGTCCATGGTTAGCTTACTGGGTATTGCCAATTCCAAATCAGTTTGGATCTCTTTGGGTGAACTTTAACTCACCATTGCTTTGGGACGTATTTGCGATCTCTACTTATCTTTCGGTTTCATTAGTTTTCTGGTGGACTGGTTTATTACCTGACTTTGCAATGTTGCGTGATAGAGCTATTACGCCATTCAACAAAAGAGTTTACTCTATCTTGAGTTTTGGATGGAGCGGTAGAGCTAAAGATTGGCAACGTTTTGAAGAGGTTTCTTTAGTTCTTGCAGGTTTAGCAACTCCTCTTGTACTTTCTGTACACACAATTGTATCCATGGACTTTGCTACTTCGGTAATTCCAGGATGGCATACTACAATTTTCCCTCCATACTTCGTTGCGGGAGCGGTATTCTCAGGATTCGCAATGGTAAATACATTGCTTATCATTATGAGAAAAGTTATCAACCTTGAAGCTTATATCACTATTCAACATATAGAATTGATGAACATCATTATTATGATTACAGGTTCTATCGTTGGGGTTGCTTATATTACTGAGTTGTTTATTGCATGGTATTCTGGAGTAGAGTATGAGCAATATGCTTTCTTGAACAGAGCAACAGGACCTTACGCTTGGGCTTACTGGGCGATGATGACTTGTAACGTGTTCTCTCCACAGTTTATGTGGTTCAAAAAATTAAGAACTAGTATTATGTTTTCTTTTATAATTTCAATTGTTGTAAACATTGGAATGTGGTTTGAAAGGTTTGTAATCATCGTGACTTCTTTGCACAGAGATTATTTGCCATCTTCATGGACAATGTTCTCTCCAACATTTGTTGATATTGGAATTTTTATTGGAACAATAGGTTTCTTCTTTGTATTATTCTTATTGTATGCAAGAACATTCCCTGTTATTGCTCAAGCCGAGGTTAAAACAATATTGAAAGCTACAGGAGAAAATTATATTAAAGAAAGAGAAGCTAATAAACATTCACATCATGAGTAA